Proteins from one Chitinophagaceae bacterium genomic window:
- a CDS encoding type IX secretion system membrane protein PorP/SprF produces the protein MFKNIFALVIVSIIFISDIQAQQFPIFSQYRENSFVLNPAVAGSNDYRMISLSYRNQWTGINESPQTQNATFRTPIHRSNLGIGVNIVNDQTGPTGFTGINLALAYHLGMTKLNPFRYPTFIRNSRLSFGLSASFIQYRLNASELSLDMPNDPTIFENNEFRLLPNAGLGFYYYYSDNFFLGFSVPQAVPYNMLFIGDGGEATLKRVIHYYTVLGGSINFGTQDEFKIQPMVWYRALPKAPNQLDGLIRFNYDDLVWIGGGYRTSGTAIFEAGFMIAQLVSLGYSYDLGLTDVSSVLGSTHEITLSFRFGDISEFQHGLRYYRR, from the coding sequence ATGTTTAAAAATATTTTTGCACTAGTTATCGTCTCAATTATTTTCATTTCTGATATTCAGGCACAGCAATTTCCAATATTCAGCCAGTACAGGGAAAATAGTTTTGTATTAAACCCTGCCGTTGCCGGATCCAATGATTATCGTATGATATCATTGTCATACAGAAATCAGTGGACGGGAATAAATGAGTCTCCGCAAACACAAAATGCGACTTTTAGAACGCCAATTCATCGTTCAAATCTTGGTATTGGAGTAAATATTGTAAATGATCAGACCGGACCAACGGGATTTACCGGGATTAATCTGGCGCTTGCATACCATTTGGGTATGACAAAATTGAATCCGTTCAGATATCCTACATTTATCCGTAATAGCCGGTTGTCATTCGGCTTGTCTGCTTCTTTTATACAATATCGCTTAAATGCGTCAGAGCTTTCTTTAGATATGCCTAATGACCCGACTATTTTTGAAAATAATGAATTTCGTTTATTGCCAAATGCCGGTTTAGGGTTTTACTATTATTATAGTGATAATTTCTTTTTGGGCTTTTCTGTACCTCAGGCAGTACCTTATAATATGCTTTTCATAGGAGATGGGGGAGAAGCAACACTAAAAAGAGTAATTCATTATTATACTGTTTTGGGAGGTTCAATCAACTTCGGCACTCAGGATGAGTTTAAAATACAACCAATGGTTTGGTACAGAGCCTTACCAAAGGCACCAAATCAGTTAGATGGTTTGATCCGCTTTAATTATGATGACTTGGTTTGGATAGGCGGTGGTTATCGTACGTCCGGAACAGCAATTTTTGAGGCAGGTTTTATGATTGCCCAGTTGGTTTCTTTGGGCTATTCTTATGATTTGGGTCTGACAGATGTTAGCAGTGTTTTGGGAAGTACTCATGAGATTACACTTTCTTTCCGTTTTGGTGATATTTCTGAATTTCAGCATGGTTTGAGATATTACAGAAGATAA
- a CDS encoding GNAT family N-acetyltransferase encodes MTYFINNLKRLYSNLRNSEVHVQAKLDEIKPVPDIAPFYVKKIDLNNSDEVASWVEVMNDAYDDSEINLEQALNLLTKHHFLDDTETFLVFDENKVIASVSTGIYRSNKQYGGVFRLSVRKDYQGKGLGKFIILHGFHHLKNSGIKYGESVITSYRETSIITHFKCGFKPQFDPLKIIHKNSNYNRNFIQRFRANKALKSAMKIYSANSR; translated from the coding sequence ATGACTTACTTTATAAATAATCTTAAGAGATTGTATTCAAATTTAAGGAACTCTGAAGTGCATGTTCAGGCAAAGCTTGATGAAATTAAGCCTGTTCCGGATATAGCTCCTTTTTACGTAAAAAAAATAGATTTAAATAATTCAGATGAAGTGGCTTCCTGGGTAGAAGTTATGAATGATGCGTATGATGATTCAGAAATTAATTTAGAGCAAGCGCTTAATCTGCTGACTAAGCATCATTTTCTGGACGATACAGAAACCTTTTTGGTTTTTGATGAAAATAAAGTTATTGCATCTGTGTCTACGGGTATTTACAGAAGTAATAAGCAATATGGTGGAGTATTCAGGTTATCTGTCAGAAAGGATTATCAGGGAAAAGGCCTGGGGAAATTTATAATTTTGCATGGTTTTCATCATCTTAAAAACAGTGGGATTAAATACGGAGAATCAGTTATTACATCTTATAGAGAAACCTCTATTATCACTCATTTTAAATGTGGGTTTAAGCCACAGTTTGACCCTTTAAAAATTATACACAAAAACTCAAACTACAATAGAAATTTTATACAGCGATTCAGGGCAAACAAAGCCTTGAAAAGTGCAATGAAAATTTATTCAGCTAACTCAAGATAA
- a CDS encoding polysaccharide deacetylase family protein: protein MNSKTQIYCFHRVSDEFSPAYPPMPVDVFKKVCNYIDRNYLVIPIEEVKKDFSSKKMRAVITFDDAYYDFYENALPILSELKMPAIQHVITHSADTGESFWTQQLNKIIETYYFQKKKLSIPDFNIEVLLNNPAEVKKTAINVYLKLLNLKDKDKYIKEMESGLDEKVSFTKMMNWKEINDCLNYGISIGSHTHTHPTLTELSSEQLHFELQHSKKMILENTNVENCHSIAYPNGRYNEEVNKIAESCGYKFLLTTEAKSVEKSEKENLLPRFDLYNNEWWKLRLRLSAYKLLY, encoded by the coding sequence ATGAATTCTAAAACACAGATATACTGCTTTCACAGAGTTTCGGATGAGTTTTCGCCGGCTTATCCTCCCATGCCCGTAGATGTCTTTAAAAAAGTTTGTAATTATATCGACAGAAACTACCTCGTAATACCCATTGAAGAAGTCAAAAAGGATTTCAGTTCCAAAAAAATGCGTGCTGTAATTACCTTTGATGATGCTTATTATGATTTCTATGAAAATGCACTTCCCATATTATCTGAGCTAAAAATGCCCGCTATACAACACGTTATTACTCACTCAGCGGATACCGGTGAAAGTTTTTGGACTCAACAACTAAATAAAATTATAGAGACATATTATTTTCAAAAGAAAAAACTTTCTATACCTGATTTTAATATTGAAGTTTTGCTGAATAATCCGGCAGAAGTTAAAAAAACAGCTATCAATGTATATTTAAAGCTATTGAATTTAAAGGATAAGGATAAGTATATCAAAGAAATGGAGTCGGGCTTAGATGAAAAAGTCTCTTTTACAAAAATGATGAATTGGAAAGAAATTAATGATTGCCTAAACTATGGAATTTCGATTGGTTCACATACACATACACATCCAACCTTGACTGAATTAAGCAGCGAGCAACTTCATTTTGAACTGCAGCATTCAAAGAAAATGATACTGGAAAACACAAATGTTGAAAATTGTCATTCGATTGCCTACCCAAATGGCCGGTATAATGAGGAGGTAAATAAAATTGCGGAAAGTTGCGGCTATAAATTTTTGCTGACAACAGAAGCCAAATCTGTAGAAAAGTCAGAAAAAGAAAACCTTTTACCAAGATTTGATTTGTACAATAACGAGTGGTGGAAACTAAGGTTAAGGTTATCTGCCTATAAACTTTTGTATTAG
- a CDS encoding NADP transhydrogenase subunit alpha produces MKIAVLGAGNGGQAMAGHFSLLGFKVNLYNRNITKIREIQNTKEIRVIGEINGLASIDMVTDDIELAVRDVDLIMVTTTADAHSDIANKLAPFLRDNQIIVLNPGRTLGAIEFSHIIRKNSTKKVFIAEAQSLIYACRIEKPGEVKIIGIKDRVFFSAFPSTDTDYVIEKLNAVYNCFIKVENVLVTSLENIGAILHPAVVLLNAAAIERGNLFYFYNDMTPSVSKFISDLDRERLMVGDSFGIKLHSVSDWVSYAYGKVKGENLNEKMQNNPAYYKIQAPDKLNSRMLMEDIPTGVLPIIELGKLCNLELPLLNGVLHITQSVLSCDFRLKGRTLENIGLGNISKEELLKIL; encoded by the coding sequence ATGAAAATTGCTGTTTTAGGAGCAGGTAATGGTGGTCAGGCAATGGCCGGACATTTTTCACTTCTCGGTTTTAAAGTAAACTTATACAATAGGAATATTACTAAAATTAGAGAAATACAAAATACAAAAGAGATTCGTGTAATTGGTGAAATTAACGGTCTGGCATCAATTGATATGGTTACGGATGATATAGAACTTGCCGTAAGAGATGTTGATTTAATAATGGTTACGACTACGGCAGATGCACACAGCGATATAGCAAATAAATTAGCCCCTTTTTTAAGAGATAATCAAATAATTGTACTCAATCCCGGTAGAACTCTTGGAGCAATTGAGTTTTCACATATAATAAGAAAAAATTCAACTAAAAAAGTCTTTATCGCTGAGGCACAAAGTCTGATTTACGCTTGTCGTATTGAAAAGCCGGGGGAAGTAAAAATAATTGGAATAAAGGACCGTGTCTTTTTCTCAGCATTCCCGTCTACAGATACAGATTATGTTATAGAAAAATTAAATGCTGTTTATAATTGTTTCATTAAAGTAGAAAATGTATTGGTTACCAGCCTGGAAAATATTGGCGCCATACTCCATCCGGCAGTAGTTTTATTAAATGCTGCAGCAATTGAAAGAGGTAATTTGTTTTACTTTTATAATGATATGACTCCTTCTGTTTCAAAATTTATTTCAGACCTTGACAGGGAGCGACTTATGGTAGGTGATTCTTTTGGTATAAAACTCCATTCTGTTTCAGATTGGGTTTCTTATGCATACGGAAAAGTTAAAGGGGAAAATTTAAATGAAAAAATGCAAAATAATCCGGCTTATTATAAAATTCAGGCTCCTGATAAGTTGAATAGTCGTATGTTGATGGAGGATATTCCAACCGGTGTTTTGCCGATAATTGAACTCGGAAAATTATGTAACTTAGAGCTCCCGCTATTAAATGGTGTTTTGCATATTACGCAATCTGTATTGAGTTGTGATTTTCGTTTAAAAGGTAGAACATTGGAGAATATAGGCCTTGGGAATATTTCAAAAGAAGAGTTGCTAAAAATTTTATAA
- a CDS encoding cobalamin-binding protein produces MHIKVDHNEVFGFIRPFQDIHSLGMSTVGRLLEDCGFTVHQGDGEIAEAISRIAKAENISLLLNWINKNRITRLGFSYRLDPQDARVNFGRVFHLLKDYKAFSNQGGLLKQVYFAGLPEACNAIKNEYNQEIPVFYGDETQLETLLKIGIPEHKIPKEIYQGSKYDDDLMAFAEQFIASGQHHFFNPPKRETYPNFGTLKDTLAERVRYNKEAKNLPLTRVHVGPYNPKYNEAKKEFNSWLKNLSESGFLDIVSVGSSQLSQSNFGEEWGDKPNGGGVPINSEKDLRDIWEASRPMLVRTYAGTKNIPELAKIYEKNINIAWHALSLWWFNQIDGRGPYPVKKNLEQHFETLKVIAASGKPFEPNIPHHFSFRGGDDYSYVLSSYLAAIAAKKLGVKYMVLQVMLNTPKSTWGVQDLAKAKTLIKLLRELEDKNFKVFLQPRAGLDYFSPDLEKAKIQLAKVSAMMDDIEPDNVTSPDLIHVVSYCEAVKLATPPFINESIQITLSAIAEYRKQKKSGLVDDMKQNKEVIERTDDLYRTVKSIVGILEKNILDLYTPEGFYQVFKKGVMPVPYLWEGREEFKNAIKWDTRLVDGSVKVVDEKGKPVEPVKRVENLFKN; encoded by the coding sequence ATGCATATTAAGGTAGACCATAATGAGGTTTTTGGTTTCATAAGACCATTTCAGGATATTCATTCATTAGGAATGTCAACAGTCGGAAGGTTGCTGGAAGATTGTGGATTTACCGTACATCAGGGCGATGGAGAAATAGCAGAGGCAATTTCCAGAATAGCAAAAGCCGAAAACATTTCTCTGCTGTTGAATTGGATAAATAAAAATAGGATTACCAGACTGGGATTTAGTTATCGATTAGACCCTCAGGATGCAAGGGTAAACTTCGGCAGAGTTTTTCACTTACTGAAAGACTATAAAGCTTTTTCTAATCAGGGCGGCTTGTTAAAGCAAGTTTATTTTGCCGGATTACCGGAAGCATGCAACGCTATTAAAAATGAATACAATCAGGAAATTCCTGTTTTTTATGGTGATGAAACACAGCTTGAAACTTTACTTAAAATAGGTATACCCGAACACAAAATTCCCAAAGAGATATATCAGGGCTCTAAATATGATGATGATTTAATGGCTTTTGCCGAGCAATTTATTGCTTCCGGACAGCATCATTTTTTTAATCCGCCTAAAAGAGAAACCTATCCCAATTTCGGGACTTTGAAAGATACATTAGCTGAGCGGGTGCGCTATAATAAAGAGGCCAAAAATTTACCACTTACGAGGGTACATGTGGGGCCTTACAATCCCAAATATAATGAAGCCAAAAAGGAGTTTAATTCCTGGTTAAAAAACCTTTCTGAATCCGGGTTTTTAGATATAGTTTCTGTAGGATCTTCTCAATTAAGTCAATCAAACTTTGGAGAAGAATGGGGCGATAAACCCAATGGAGGAGGGGTTCCCATAAATTCAGAAAAAGACCTGAGAGATATTTGGGAAGCTTCAAGACCTATGCTTGTAAGGACTTATGCGGGCACAAAAAATATACCTGAACTGGCAAAAATCTATGAAAAGAATATAAATATTGCCTGGCATGCGCTTTCATTATGGTGGTTTAATCAGATTGACGGCCGTGGTCCTTACCCGGTTAAGAAAAATTTAGAGCAGCATTTTGAAACTTTAAAAGTTATTGCAGCTAGTGGCAAACCTTTTGAGCCGAATATTCCACATCACTTTTCTTTCAGAGGCGGAGATGATTATTCTTATGTGCTTTCCTCCTATCTGGCAGCGATTGCTGCAAAGAAACTTGGGGTAAAATATATGGTTTTACAGGTAATGCTGAACACTCCAAAATCTACCTGGGGAGTTCAAGACCTGGCAAAAGCCAAAACCTTAATTAAGTTGCTGAGAGAATTGGAAGATAAAAACTTTAAAGTATTCCTTCAGCCCAGAGCCGGATTAGATTATTTTTCTCCGGATCTCGAAAAGGCCAAAATACAGCTTGCAAAAGTTTCGGCAATGATGGACGATATTGAGCCTGATAATGTTACAAGTCCCGATTTAATACATGTGGTGAGTTACTGTGAAGCCGTGAAGCTTGCAACTCCACCATTTATCAACGAAAGTATACAAATTACGTTAAGTGCAATTGCAGAATACCGAAAGCAGAAAAAATCCGGATTAGTGGATGATATGAAGCAAAATAAAGAGGTGATAGAAAGAACAGATGACCTTTATCGAACAGTAAAGTCTATAGTCGGAATTTTGGAGAAAAATATTCTTGATTTGTATACGCCCGAAGGCTTTTATCAGGTTTTTAAAAAAGGAGTGATGCCGGTTCCATATCTTTGGGAAGGAAGAGAAGAGTTTAAAAATGCAATTAAATGGGACACCCGATTAGTTGATGGTTCCGTAAAAGTTGTAGATGAAAAAGGTAAGCCGGTCGAACCGGTGAAAAGGGTGGAGAATCTTTTTAAAAATTGA
- a CDS encoding class I SAM-dependent methyltransferase has translation MISKDQQTLFRSQLFRHLDGIVTIPIAVALFKAGVTDYILEKKKVTLSELTDRFKANEGYLNVALRTFCSQNWLQQEINHRNGEIHFTTNEHSAFAFGLISKYEQIAKMPALFNQLFKADSFSNEIYHTLNSFFKQYELGFSLPKAKNTNEEMILEQVFFQLEGAIAGPLIVKLGMGDLFHKYFMEASFRAEEYHEDADNFKHILDFFTSIGWFYKKNQTYQFTAKGLFFAKRASSYGVTVSYLPTFAKLDELIFGNPNVLKSGDGQEELHVDREMNVWGSGGAHSGYFKNIDEILIDLFNRPISEQPKGVLDLGCGNGAFLIHIFDVIEKRTYRGKVLDEHPLLLVGADYNRSALKVSRANLIKADIWAKVVWGDIGKPDLLSAELKEDYNIDMSELLNVRTFLDHNRIWEEPEVITDRISTSTGAFASSGKRISNNKVEDSLLEHFKKWQPYIKKFGLLLIELHTLNPEITSANIGKTPATAYDATHGFSDQYILEADVFLRIAEEAGLRPDERLMAKFPNSELATVTINLFKGI, from the coding sequence ATGATTTCAAAAGATCAGCAGACTTTGTTTCGTTCTCAATTGTTTCGTCACCTGGATGGGATAGTTACTATTCCAATTGCAGTGGCTTTGTTTAAGGCGGGTGTAACAGATTATATTTTAGAGAAAAAGAAGGTTACCCTTTCAGAATTAACGGATAGGTTTAAAGCTAATGAAGGTTATCTGAATGTGGCTTTACGTACTTTTTGCTCACAAAATTGGCTACAGCAAGAAATAAATCATAGAAATGGTGAAATTCATTTTACAACGAATGAACACTCAGCTTTTGCCTTTGGATTAATTTCAAAATATGAGCAAATTGCAAAAATGCCGGCTCTGTTCAATCAATTGTTTAAGGCAGATAGCTTTAGTAATGAAATTTACCATACACTGAATTCTTTCTTTAAACAATATGAATTAGGCTTTTCTTTACCGAAAGCTAAGAACACTAATGAAGAAATGATTTTGGAACAAGTGTTTTTTCAATTGGAAGGGGCTATTGCAGGACCTCTGATTGTAAAACTTGGGATGGGAGATTTGTTTCATAAATACTTTATGGAAGCCTCATTTAGAGCAGAAGAATATCATGAGGATGCCGATAATTTTAAGCACATACTGGATTTCTTTACTTCTATTGGTTGGTTTTACAAAAAAAATCAAACATATCAATTCACTGCAAAAGGTTTATTTTTTGCAAAAAGAGCCAGTTCTTATGGAGTTACCGTTTCGTATTTGCCAACATTTGCCAAATTAGACGAGCTCATTTTTGGAAATCCTAATGTTTTAAAGAGCGGAGATGGTCAGGAGGAACTTCATGTTGACAGAGAAATGAATGTTTGGGGTAGTGGCGGAGCACATTCCGGCTATTTTAAAAATATAGATGAAATCCTGATAGATTTATTTAACAGGCCGATTAGTGAACAACCGAAAGGAGTATTGGATTTGGGTTGCGGTAACGGGGCTTTTTTGATACATATTTTTGATGTTATAGAAAAGAGAACGTATCGCGGGAAAGTACTTGATGAACATCCTTTACTTTTGGTAGGAGCAGATTATAATCGCTCAGCTTTAAAGGTGAGTAGAGCAAATCTTATTAAAGCAGATATTTGGGCAAAAGTAGTTTGGGGGGATATAGGTAAGCCGGATTTGCTTTCGGCAGAGCTAAAAGAAGATTATAACATTGATATGTCAGAGTTGCTAAATGTGCGAACCTTCCTTGATCATAACCGAATTTGGGAAGAGCCTGAAGTGATTACTGACAGAATTAGTACTTCAACAGGGGCTTTTGCTTCATCAGGAAAAAGAATTAGTAATAACAAAGTTGAAGATAGTTTACTGGAACATTTTAAAAAATGGCAACCATACATCAAAAAGTTTGGCTTATTATTAATTGAATTACATACCTTAAATCCTGAAATCACCTCAGCTAATATTGGGAAAACTCCGGCTACGGCTTACGATGCTACTCATGGATTTTCTGACCAATACATACTTGAAGCAGATGTGTTTTTGCGCATAGCTGAAGAAGCCGGGTTAAGACCTGATGAGCGTCTGATGGCAAAATTTCCCAATTCAGAACTGGCAACTGTAACAATAAATTTATTTAAAGGTATTTAA